The following coding sequences are from one Alosa alosa isolate M-15738 ecotype Scorff River chromosome 3, AALO_Geno_1.1, whole genome shotgun sequence window:
- the LOC125292332 gene encoding alsin-like isoform X2: MDTSKSSGEAGADESSRERGVLHRWRGYSCSVSPERVLLSRPVIQAALGSCHGLLLTEGGFVYSFGELPWKQGAGSHSTEPLQEACLNGRGVVSVASGSFHCGAVTRDGCVLMWGDNSHGQCGLAGRSQVPSPTPITLLDTEGTTPRLVRAKSVACGAQHTLALSVGHEVWAWGSGCQLGLVSQGNAPVCRPQKVEDLAGRYVVQVACGGFHSLALVRSLPPSSARTLSLDKCGRCQQLLYTMVDRDDHVIISDNHYCPLGVEINEVKGQESTPEKQQQAQQEQPGQSSEGQGSNEVTQDVNHVGSSLSSEAFCPAVGSAGDSPEAGSKAGNVVEPDEGSTPAQTDTAKAPVKRTRSSQFPDEQELKNYLKRMSDLSLSEQTGTAAHSAPSSPVSDQPNTTPMPSPGLAPASAHLPPASHGTQLHQSGSPPAVTGESSTPATPMCVPHPGVTQPVPLHSPACLPTCPHTHLNPAFDEHLASTCDDTFDEDSGLERDLDPPSGPGGGGGEGGMPGLCEGPRDPLSGLLRVEVRGPSTRSASLMDVRLEEISSSSSKAGRRNSLPGLSCQGSPLMSKWGHRRVGSAGGKKMPVPVETEPLLPSLYTEVWSWGRGQEGQLGHGDRLPRLQPLCIKTLSKREVVKVEAGAHHSLALTAQCQVFSWGSNKAGQLGHLNSLSTAPQPVKMSEGIRVWDVGAGQTHTLLLADGDCVQPILYYSGEQVAEDGPTGTYTQTPALLPFCMNMGYLSNVFGGGQTCLALSDQNIMGFISTLHELCAAERKFYCHLSAIRSQILRPLLARESVKACLCKSFMLLQTLAGSFSRLCHLIGQHSVSLTRFLQRERDVRSLAMLKQTGIFLDTYKEYSSSVGNFLVMGGFLSLLKPLQECFGKKLEVLQQLSEPKDKGSSPVSSPVSNSGSGPGLLQSLLYLPVKHMHQYSRLLLKLATCFHVESEEYSLLDERCSRFEAIALQLLKHRKEAEKTLDFWRSLPTKASDALRTPSRRLVCESNNKALTLQNTGRFSVNRFILFNDALVYTQGNIPSKKFFSSYHIYPLATLWIEPLCEEDDGLFGLKFTTPEDSFTALASSPAEKASWLRSINQAVEKLLEAEMDAKVTGSSLGLGSSGGQRAEPRMSRTATHTFAKEGRYKDATYEGRWLCGKPHGRGTIRWPDGRVYIGMFKHGQEDGFGDFVIPIKNSHKTDHYQGHCKEGKMHGFGTYWYASGEVYEGSFWEGQRHGHGMLSSGKMASSNSSVFVGHWVHDRKAGYGVFDDITRGEKYMGLWMDDQKQGHGVVVTQYGLYYEGQFSSNKMMGLGLLLADDDTTYEGDFSEDWTLNGKGVLSLPNGDKMEGVFVGQWSSGLKITGTYQKPNPYGPDRDRERIRPYWVVWRCLRIRSGQLCLRSAGGDWAVTRPDVETPAEPGTASPSALHRDSTETVLSC; encoded by the exons ATGGACACAAGTAAAAG ctcTGGAGAGGCGGGTGCTGATGAGAGCTCCAGAGAGCGCGGTGTGCTCCACCGGTGGAGGGGCTACTCCTGCAGCGTCAGCCCAGAGAGAGTGCTCCTCTCCAGGCCTGTGATCCAGGCCGCCCTGGGCTCCTGCCATGGCCTCCTGCTGACTGAAG GTGGCTTTGTGTACAGCTTTGGGGAGTTGCCATGGAAACAGGGTGCAGGGTCCCACTCGACGGAGCCCCTGCAGGAGGCTTGCCTGAACGGGCGTGGCGTGGTGTCCGTGGCCTCTGGCAGCTTCCACTGCGGGGCGGTGACGCGCGACGGCTGCGTGCTGATGTGGGGTGACAACAGCCACGGGCAGTGCGGCCTGGCAGGGCGGAGCCAAGTGCCCAGCCCGACGCCCATCACGCTGCTGGACACGGAGGGCACCACGCCACGGCTGGTGAGGGCAAAGAGCGTGGCGTGCGGCGCCCAGCACACGCTGGCGCTGTCCGTCGGACACGAGGTGTGGGCGTGGGGCAGCGGGTGCCAGCTCGGACTGGTCTCCCAGGGCAACGCGCCCGTCTGTCGACCACAGAAGGTAGAAGACCTGGCTGGCAG GTATGTGGTGCAGGTGGCATGTGGGGGTTTCCACAGCCTGGCCCTGGTGCGCTCACTGCCCCCCTCCTCAGCCCGCACACTCTCCCTCGACAAGTGCGGCCGCTGTCAGCAGCTCCTCTACACCATGGTCGACCGCGACGACCACGTCATCATCTCCGACAACCACTACTGTCCCCTAGGAGTGGAGATCAATGAGGTCAAGGGGCAGGAGAGCACCCCAGAGAAACAGCAGCAGGCTCAGCAGGAGCAGCCAGGTCAAAGTTCAgaaggtcaggggtcaaacgAGGTCACCCAAGATGTCAATCACGTAGGATCGTCGCTGTCGTCTGAGGCCTTCTGTCCCGCAGTGGGCTCTGCTGGAGATTCTCCGGAGGCAGGTTCTAAAGCGGGGAACGTGGTAGAACCTGATGAGGGGAGCACaccagcacagacagacactgccAAAGCGCCTGTGAAGAGAACCAGGAGTTCTCAGTTCCCCGACGAGCAGGAGCTGAAGAACTACCTCAAGCGCATGTCGGATCTCTCCCTGTCCGAGCAGACTGGCACTGCCGCCCACTCCGCTCCCTCCTCGCCCGTCAGTGACCAACCCAACACCACCCCTATGCCATCGCCAGGCCTCGCGCCAGCCTCCGCCCACCTTCCACCCGCCAGTCACGGCACCCAGCTCCATCAGAGTGGAAGCCCACCAG CTGTTACAGGTGAATCCAGTACACCTGCAACACCAATGTGTGTGCCCCATCCAGGTGTGACCCAACCCGTCCCACTCCATtcacctgcctgcctgcctacctGTCCACACACTCACCTGAACCCTGCCTTCGACGAGCACCTGGCGTCCACCTGCGATGACACCTTTGACGAGGACTCTGGTCTGGAGCGGGACCTGGACCCCCCGAGCGGTCCTGGTGGTGGcgggggagaggggggcatgCCGGGGCTGTGTGAGGGGCCTCGGGACCCGCTGAGCGGGCTGCTGAGGGTGGAGGTCCGGGGTCCGAGCACCAGGAGTGCCAGCCTGATGGACGTACGGCTGGAGgagatcagcagcagcagcagcaaggcCGGACGCAGGAACTCACTACCTGGGCTCAGCTGTCAGG GTTCCCCATTGATGTCAAAGTGGGGCCATCGGCGAGTTGGCTCTGCAGGAGGCAAGAAGATGCCTGTTCCCGTGGAAACGGAACCTCTGCTGCCCTCTCTGTACACAGAGGTGTGGAGTTGGGGGCGTGGCCAGGAGGGCCAACTGGGCCATGGGGACCGCCTACCCAG GCTGCAGCCTCTCTGTATTAAGACGCTGAGTAAAAGGGAAGTGGTGAAGGTGGAGGCTGGGGCTCACCACTCTCTGGCCCTCACGGCACAGTGTCAG GTGTTCTCCTGGGGCAGTAATAAAGCAGGGCAGCTGGGTCACCTGAACTCTCTGAGCACGGCTCCTCAACCTGTTAAG ATGTCGGAGGGGATCCGTGTGTGGGATGTGGGTGCTGGTCAAACCCACACGCTGCTGCTGGCTGATGGAGACTGTGTCCAGCCAATCCTCTACTACAGCGGAGAGCAGGTGGCCGAGGATGGGCctacaggcacatacacacagacgccTGCTCTACTGCCATTCTGCATGAAT atggGTTATCTGAGCAATGTATTTGGTGGCGGTCAGACCTGCCTTGCTCTGTCAGATCAGAACATCATGGGTTTCATCTCCACTCTGCATGAGCTCTGTGCTGCAGAGAGGAAGTTCTACTGCCACCTCAGCGCCATCAGGAGCCAGATACTACGCCCCCTACTGGCACGGG AGAGTGTGAAGGCGTGTCTTTGCAAGTCCTTCATGCTCCTGCAGACCCTGGCAGGAAGTTTCAGTCGGCTCTGTCACCTGATTGGTCAGCACTCCGTCTCCCTGACCCGCTTCctgcaaagagagagggatgtgcgGAGCCTCGCCATGCTCAAACAGACGGGCATCTTCCTGGACACCTATAAGGA GTACAGCAGCTCAGTGGGAAATTTCTTGGTGATGGGTGGCTTCCTAAGCCTGCTCAAACCCTTACA GGAGTGTTTTGGGAAGAAGCTGGAGGTTCTTCAGCAGCTGTCCGAGCCCAAAGACAAAGGTTCCTCTCCTGTCTCGAGTCCTGTTTCTAATTCTGGTTCTGGTCCTGGTCTGCTGCAGTCCCTGCTCTACCTGCCTGTCAAACACATGCACCAGTATAGTCGACTTCTGCTGAAGCTGGCCACCTGCTTCCATGTG GAGTCTGAGGAGTACTCTCTGCTGGATGAGCGCTGCTCCCGGTTTGAGGCTATAGCCCTGCAGCTGCTCAAACACAGGAAGGAGGCGGAGAAGACGCTGGACTTCTGGAGGAGCCTGCCCACAAAGGCCTCT GATGCCTTGCGGACTCCGAGTCGGCGGTTGGTGTGTGAGAGCAACAATAAAGCCCTTACCCTCCAGAACACCGGCCGCTTCTCTGTCAACCGCTTCATCCTCTTCAACGACGCGCTTGTGTACACACAG GGCAACATTCCGTCTAagaagttt ttctCGTCTTACCACATCTATCCCCTGGCCACCTTGTGGATTGAGCCTCTATGTGAAGAGGATGACGGACT gttTGGCCTGAAGTTCACCACTCCAGAGGACAGTTTTACAGCTCTGGCCTCATCTCCTGCTGAGAAG GCCAGCTGGCTTCGCTCCATAAACCAGGCTGTGGAGAAGCTTCTGGAAGCCGAGATGGACGCCAAGGTCACAGGGTCAAGCCTAGGCTTGGGGTCAAGCGGGGGCCAGCGGGCAGAGCCGCGGATGTCCCGGACGGCCACACACACCTTCGCCAAGGAGGGCCGGTACAAGGACGCGACCTACGAGGGACGCTGGCTGTGTGGCAAACCACATGGCAG AGGCACTATCAGGTGGCCTGATGGACGCGTCTACATCGGCATGTTCAAGCACGGCCAGGAGGACGG GTTTGGAGACTTTGTCATCCCCATTAAGAACTCCCATAAGACAGACCACTACCAGGGTCACTGCAAGGAGGGGAAGATGCACGGCTTTGGGACCTACTG GTATGCGTCTGGCGAGGTGTATGAGGGCTCGTTCTGGGAGGGCCAGAGGCACGGCCACGGCATGCTGAGCAGCGGCAAGATGGCCTCCTCCAACTCCAGCGTCTTCGTCGGACACTGGGTCCACGACCGCAAGGCCGGATACGGCGTGTTCGACGACATCACCCG AGGTGAGAAGTATATGGGTCTGTGGATGGACGATCAGAAGCAAGGGCATGGCGTTGTGGTCACCCAGTATGGCCTCTACTATGAGGGACAATTCAGCTCTAACAAAATGATG GGCCTGGGTCTGCTGCTGGCTGATGACGACACAACCTATGAAGGAGACTTCTCAGAAGACTGGACCCTCAATGGGAAG GGGGTGCTGTCTCTCCCCAATGGTGATAAAATGGAGGGAGTGTTTGTGGGCCAGTGGAGCTCTGGACTGAAGATCACAGGCACCTACCAGAAGCCCAACCCTTATGGGccagacagagacagggagaggatcAGGCCATA ctGGGTGGTATGGCGGTGTCTGCGGATCAGAAGTGGGCAGCTGTGTTTGAGGAGTGCTGGAGGCGACTGGGCTGTGACTCGCCCGGACGTGGAGACACCGGCAGAGCCTGGGACAGCATCGCCATCAGCCTTACACAGAGACAGCACagagacag